The following proteins are encoded in a genomic region of Actinomycetota bacterium:
- the uppS gene encoding polyprenyl diphosphate synthase, whose translation MDPGVEIDPDHVPRHVAIIMDGNGRWANARGLPRTDGHAAGEAALFDTVEGALELGLEYLTVYAFSTENWRRPPQEVRFLLNFNESLLLRRKQELNEREVRVRFIGRRGRPVPRRLVRLIEETEELTAGNRRMTLCVAFNYGGHAELVDAARRLCSDVQAGRINRINRRTFAARLYDPDMPPVDLLIRTSGEQRTSNYLPWQAAYAELVFVETLWPDFDRVELARAVAEYQRRERRFGVAVDETAPVPG comes from the coding sequence GTGGATCCCGGCGTCGAGATCGACCCCGACCACGTTCCCAGACACGTCGCCATCATCATGGACGGCAACGGCCGGTGGGCCAACGCACGTGGCCTGCCGCGGACCGACGGGCACGCTGCCGGCGAGGCCGCCCTGTTCGACACGGTCGAGGGCGCCCTCGAGCTCGGCCTCGAGTACCTCACCGTCTACGCCTTCTCGACCGAGAACTGGCGGCGGCCCCCGCAGGAGGTGCGGTTCCTGCTCAACTTCAACGAGTCGCTCCTGCTGCGCCGTAAACAGGAGCTGAACGAACGAGAGGTACGGGTACGGTTCATCGGCCGACGCGGTCGCCCGGTCCCGCGCCGACTGGTGCGGCTGATCGAGGAGACCGAGGAGCTCACCGCCGGCAACCGGCGTATGACGCTGTGCGTGGCGTTCAACTACGGCGGGCACGCCGAGCTGGTGGACGCGGCCCGGCGGCTGTGTTCCGACGTTCAGGCCGGCCGGATCAACCGGATCAACCGGCGGACGTTCGCTGCCCGGCTGTACGACCCGGACATGCCGCCCGTCGACCTGCTGATCCGAACCTCCGGCGAGCAGCGCACGTCCAACTACCTGCCGTGGCAGGCCGCGTACGCCGAGCTGGTCTTCGTCGAGACGCTGTGGCCCGATTTCGACCGGGTCGAGCTCGCGCGCGCGGTCGCCGAGTACCAGCGCCGTGAACGTCGTTTCGGGGTGGCCGTCGACGAAACCGCGCCGGTGCCCGGGTGA
- a CDS encoding glycine--tRNA ligase, translating to MDVAGQEAPASGPSLATIVELCKRRGIIFPSSEIYGGLRSTWDYGPLGVELKNNVKRQWWRATVQLRDDVVGQDAAILMHPRVWEASGHVAGFTDPLVECTDCHRRFREDHVEPDAGTGERRCPECGGALGQPRQFNLMFKTFAGPVEDDSAVVWLRPETAQGIFVDFPTVQLTNRMKVPFGVAQIGKSFRNEITPGNFTFRTREFEQMEMEFFCHPREADQWFQHWQDERWRWYVELGLRERNLRIRPHGPEELSHYSSATVDIEYHFSDPAMGWSELEGIANRTDYDLKAHERASGKDMRYYDQEGDERYHPYVIEPAAGADRAVLAFLFDAYREEQVPDAKGKLQTRTVLRLDRRLAPYKAAVLPLSKNERLVPVARRVFDIVKHHWMCEYDETQSIGRRYRRQDEIGTPYCVTVDFDSLDDDAVTVRDRDAMTQDRLPIERLVDYLSERLPA from the coding sequence GTGGACGTCGCTGGCCAGGAAGCGCCGGCTTCAGGTCCGTCGCTCGCCACGATCGTGGAGCTGTGCAAGCGGCGGGGCATCATCTTCCCCTCATCGGAGATCTACGGCGGGCTGCGCTCGACGTGGGACTACGGCCCGCTCGGTGTCGAGCTGAAGAACAACGTCAAACGCCAGTGGTGGCGCGCCACCGTGCAGCTCCGCGACGACGTCGTCGGCCAGGACGCCGCCATCCTGATGCATCCGAGGGTGTGGGAGGCGTCCGGGCACGTCGCCGGCTTCACCGACCCGTTGGTCGAGTGCACCGATTGCCATCGCCGCTTCCGCGAGGACCACGTCGAACCTGACGCTGGCACGGGGGAGCGGCGCTGCCCGGAGTGCGGCGGCGCGCTCGGCCAACCCCGTCAGTTCAACCTGATGTTCAAGACGTTCGCAGGCCCGGTCGAGGACGACTCCGCGGTGGTGTGGCTCCGACCCGAGACCGCTCAGGGCATATTCGTCGATTTCCCGACGGTCCAGCTCACCAACCGGATGAAGGTCCCGTTCGGCGTGGCGCAGATCGGGAAGTCCTTCCGCAACGAGATCACGCCCGGGAACTTCACCTTCCGCACCCGCGAGTTCGAGCAGATGGAGATGGAGTTCTTCTGCCATCCTCGCGAGGCGGACCAGTGGTTCCAGCACTGGCAGGACGAGCGCTGGAGGTGGTACGTCGAGTTGGGCCTGCGGGAACGCAACCTGCGCATCCGTCCCCACGGGCCGGAGGAGCTCAGCCACTACTCGAGCGCAACCGTCGACATCGAGTACCACTTCTCCGACCCGGCCATGGGCTGGTCGGAGCTCGAAGGCATCGCCAACCGCACCGACTACGACCTCAAGGCGCACGAACGTGCCAGCGGGAAGGACATGCGCTACTACGACCAGGAGGGGGACGAGCGGTACCACCCGTACGTCATCGAGCCCGCGGCGGGCGCCGACCGCGCCGTGCTGGCGTTCTTGTTCGACGCGTACCGGGAAGAGCAGGTCCCTGACGCCAAGGGGAAGCTGCAGACCCGTACCGTCCTGCGCCTCGATCGGCGCCTGGCTCCCTACAAGGCCGCGGTCCTCCCGCTGTCGAAGAACGAGCGCCTGGTCCCCGTGGCGCGCCGGGTGTTCGACATCGTCAAGCACCACTGGATGTGCGAGTACGACGAGACACAGTCGATCGGGCGCCGCTACCGCCGCCAGGACGAGATCGGCACGCCGTACTGCGTCACGGTCGACTTCGACAGTCTCGACGACGACGCCGTCACCGTCCGCGATCGCGATGCGATGACCCAGGACCGCCTCCCGATCGAGCGCCTCGTGGACTACCTCAGCGAGCGCCTGCCGGCCTGA
- a CDS encoding response regulator transcription factor, whose amino-acid sequence MVLPVTDAGFGARDGQAGEPMDGGNGPTDWPRVRRVRVVLADDAADFRELMRHRLESDGRFVVVGEAANGREAVELAEEHHPDVVVMDLAMPVMDGLEAIGEVRDRVPDTKSVVLTSFDARSLADRATRLGAFCYLEKGTAIEDILTVLAPLSPPEFE is encoded by the coding sequence ATGGTCCTGCCAGTGACGGACGCCGGGTTCGGCGCCCGCGACGGCCAAGCAGGGGAACCCATGGACGGCGGCAACGGACCGACCGACTGGCCCCGCGTCCGCCGTGTGCGGGTCGTTCTCGCCGACGACGCGGCGGACTTCCGCGAACTGATGCGCCACCGGCTGGAGTCCGACGGCCGCTTCGTCGTGGTGGGAGAAGCCGCCAACGGCCGCGAGGCGGTCGAGCTGGCCGAGGAGCACCACCCCGACGTCGTGGTCATGGATCTGGCCATGCCGGTGATGGACGGTCTCGAGGCGATCGGAGAGGTCCGTGACCGCGTCCCGGACACGAAGTCGGTGGTGTTGACGTCGTTCGACGCGCGGAGCCTCGCGGACCGTGCCACCCGGCTCGGCGCGTTCTGCTACCTCGAGAAGGGCACCGCGATCGAGGACATCCTGACGGTCCTCGCCCCGCTGTCCCCACCGGAGTTCGAGTAG
- the recO gene encoding DNA repair protein RecO, translating to MAVYRDQGIVLRTYKLGETDRILHILTQARGLVRAVAKGVRRPGSRFGGRLEPYSHVDLQLHEGRALDVVSQAELIEPFASVREDFTLSACASTMVEAADRVVQQGERNLPVFLLLRAGLQALQAGPPYPAIFVDAYLLRLAAASGFQVLTERCAQCRAPGSHPFLSVTAGGSLCRGCAPTGSKAVGTDTVALVAQLASNDWIGLPRAAEHEGPRRTAAAFTRAFVEHHLERPLRSYPLVPR from the coding sequence GTGGCCGTCTACCGCGATCAGGGGATCGTCCTGCGGACCTACAAGCTGGGCGAGACCGACCGCATCCTGCACATCCTGACCCAGGCCCGCGGCCTGGTCCGCGCCGTCGCCAAGGGCGTGCGCCGGCCCGGGTCGCGCTTCGGGGGACGACTCGAGCCGTACTCGCACGTCGACCTGCAGTTGCACGAGGGCCGTGCACTCGACGTGGTCAGCCAGGCGGAGTTGATCGAGCCGTTCGCGAGCGTCCGCGAGGACTTCACGCTCTCAGCGTGCGCATCGACGATGGTGGAGGCCGCCGATCGGGTGGTGCAGCAGGGAGAGCGCAACCTCCCGGTGTTCCTGTTGCTACGCGCCGGCCTCCAGGCACTGCAGGCCGGCCCGCCGTACCCGGCGATCTTCGTGGACGCCTACCTGCTGCGGCTCGCTGCCGCTTCCGGCTTCCAGGTCCTCACGGAACGCTGTGCGCAGTGCCGGGCGCCCGGGTCGCACCCGTTCCTGAGCGTCACCGCGGGGGGGTCGCTGTGCCGGGGCTGCGCCCCGACGGGGAGCAAGGCGGTCGGCACCGACACGGTCGCGCTGGTGGCCCAGCTCGCCAGCAACGACTGGATCGGCCTGCCACGAGCGGCCGAACACGAAGGGCCGCGCCGCACCGCTGCGGCGTTCACCCGCGCCTTCGTCGAGCACCACCTGGAACGCCCGCTGCGTTCCTACCCGCTGGTACCGCGCTGA